The Streptomyces kanamyceticus genome window below encodes:
- a CDS encoding ornithine carbamoyltransferase produces MNTDAAQHAAVPRGAPPEAPETGLFSLADLSVETVTRLAERSVELHRDRAAHDRPLAGATVGVLFTKPSTRTRTAFTVAAVRLGAVPVTYGPGDLQLSTGEAIEDTGRVFGGMLDGLVARTAGPLAELRRLSRSGHLPVVNAMATEEHPSQGLCDLATLRLCLGDDLRGLRLLYVGEGNNTAAALALALAGIPGCEATFACPPGYGLPDDLVSAAGKRAARNGAVIDRRDSAADLPSGVDVVYTTRWQTTGTSKPDAAWRERFRAFHVDEEFMTRRPGALLLHDLPAHRGDEVTGAVLDGPRSVAWTQASMKLSSAMAVLEWALGPQRRPGTYTGASAA; encoded by the coding sequence ATGAACACTGACGCCGCTCAGCACGCCGCCGTCCCCAGGGGCGCCCCGCCCGAGGCCCCGGAGACCGGTCTCTTCTCACTGGCCGACCTCTCCGTGGAGACCGTCACACGCCTCGCGGAGCGGTCCGTGGAGCTGCACAGGGACCGCGCCGCGCACGACCGTCCGCTGGCCGGTGCCACCGTCGGCGTGCTGTTCACCAAGCCGTCCACGCGCACCAGGACCGCCTTCACGGTGGCCGCCGTGCGCCTGGGCGCGGTTCCCGTCACCTACGGCCCCGGTGACCTCCAGCTCTCCACCGGTGAGGCGATCGAGGACACCGGAAGGGTCTTCGGCGGCATGCTCGACGGCCTCGTCGCCCGCACGGCGGGGCCCTTGGCGGAGCTGCGGCGGCTCTCCCGCTCAGGACACCTCCCGGTGGTCAACGCCATGGCCACCGAGGAGCACCCGTCGCAGGGCCTGTGCGACCTGGCGACGCTCCGGCTCTGCCTGGGCGACGACCTGCGCGGACTGCGCCTCCTCTACGTGGGGGAGGGCAACAACACCGCCGCCGCGCTCGCCCTCGCGCTCGCCGGGATCCCCGGCTGTGAGGCCACCTTCGCCTGCCCGCCCGGCTACGGCCTCCCCGACGACCTCGTGTCCGCCGCGGGCAAGCGCGCGGCCCGCAACGGAGCGGTCATCGACCGGCGGGACTCCGCGGCCGACCTGCCGAGCGGCGTCGACGTCGTCTACACCACCCGCTGGCAGACCACCGGCACCAGCAAGCCCGACGCGGCCTGGCGCGAGCGGTTCCGCGCGTTCCACGTCGACGAGGAGTTCATGACACGGCGTCCCGGTGCCCTCCTCCTGCACGACCTGCCCGCGCACCGCGGTGACGAGGTCACCGGAGCGGTGCTCGACGGGCCGCGCTCGGTGGCCTGGACCCAGGCATCGATGAAGCTCAGCAGCGCGATGGCCGTACTGGAGTGGGCACTTGGGCCGCAGCGGCGGCCGGGAACCTACACCGGCGCCTCGGCGGCCTGA
- a CDS encoding diiron oxygenase has protein sequence MTHHEFDDNHDWYERSGVRSGPHRTVSGPLDPATRFFPHHLVPYWDHPLVRALPERRRQELLARHLYHYLNFTAHFETRVVNRATERIADGRTGLDLPARVRLDAYRIYCDEGYHALFSLDVVEQIAAATGIPPLPYAFDPFLRQLDGIGAELLAGEPVLAQLLQVVVFETLVTSVLNEVPKDQEVLPVVREVVRDHARDEGHHHVYFSRFFERLWSDLPTSLKRRAARCLPELIVSSLTPDLRPVGAALTVAGLGPDAVRDVIADSYGTPASKGALRTTARHSVRLFRDAGALELPGAAEAFATAGLLVDVPDSAEIPREDPDEH, from the coding sequence ATGACCCACCACGAGTTCGACGACAACCACGACTGGTACGAGCGGTCGGGGGTGCGCAGCGGCCCGCACCGGACCGTCAGCGGCCCCCTCGACCCCGCGACCCGGTTCTTCCCGCACCACCTGGTGCCCTACTGGGACCATCCCCTGGTCCGCGCCCTGCCCGAGCGTCGCCGTCAGGAGCTCCTGGCCCGCCACCTCTACCACTACCTGAACTTCACCGCCCACTTCGAGACCCGCGTGGTCAACCGCGCCACCGAGCGCATCGCCGACGGCCGCACCGGCCTCGACCTGCCCGCGCGGGTCCGGCTCGACGCCTACCGCATCTACTGCGACGAGGGCTATCACGCGCTGTTCAGCCTCGACGTCGTCGAGCAGATCGCCGCGGCCACCGGCATCCCGCCGCTGCCGTACGCCTTCGACCCGTTCTTGCGCCAGCTCGACGGCATCGGCGCCGAACTCCTCGCCGGGGAACCGGTCCTCGCCCAGCTGCTCCAGGTCGTCGTCTTCGAGACGCTCGTGACCTCCGTGCTCAACGAGGTGCCCAAGGACCAGGAAGTGCTGCCCGTGGTGCGGGAGGTCGTCCGCGACCACGCCAGGGACGAGGGCCACCACCACGTGTACTTCTCCCGGTTCTTCGAGCGGCTCTGGAGCGACCTGCCGACCTCGCTCAAGCGGCGCGCCGCCCGCTGCCTGCCCGAGCTGATCGTCTCCAGCCTCACGCCCGACCTGCGGCCCGTGGGCGCCGCCTTGACCGTCGCGGGACTCGGGCCCGACGCGGTGCGCGACGTCATCGCCGACAGCTACGGCACCCCGGCGAGCAAGGGTGCGCTACGGACCACCGCACGCCACTCCGTCCGCCTGTTCCGGGACGCCGGAGCACTCGAACTACCGGGCGCCGCCGAGGCGTTCGCCACCGCGGGCCTGCTCGTCGACGTGCCCGACTCAGCAGAGATCCCCAGGGAGGATCCCGATGAACACTGA
- a CDS encoding MFS transporter produces MTVPDPAAQETSEAAREPDPGIRAALRELPTPARLLLAGVALNRMGSYVQVFVVLYVTHLGHTAGQAGLVLTGYGAGSVLGTLLGGTLAERLGNRRTIAGSVIATGLLTAALPAAPGYWALLLTVAAIGAASQVYRPAAAALLAELLPAHRLVVASAAFRLALNVGAALGPLAGAALLTGSYTLMFEVNAVVSVLFGLVALVVLPGGGGAPKAARGSTGARYADVLRDRAFTLVVLALFLIALVESQYLTALPLDLRERGVPTAVYTALVALNGLLVIVGELPLTRYVQTWPMRVSIAGGIALIGCGIGLYGIHAGAALLVAATVVWTLGEMVAAPSTLAYPALTAPDGARGRYIAALSAGQSVGYAAGPALGALLFQAVGGAVWPVFAAVGLLAAAAARSGVRQPDALREAAPHAGSR; encoded by the coding sequence GTGACCGTACCCGATCCGGCCGCCCAGGAGACCAGCGAGGCGGCGCGGGAGCCCGACCCCGGCATCCGCGCCGCCCTGCGCGAACTGCCCACCCCCGCACGGCTGCTCCTCGCCGGGGTCGCCCTGAACCGCATGGGCTCCTACGTCCAGGTCTTCGTGGTCCTGTACGTCACGCACCTGGGCCACACGGCCGGTCAGGCCGGTCTCGTCCTGACCGGATACGGGGCGGGCTCGGTGCTCGGCACGCTGCTCGGCGGGACGCTCGCCGAACGCCTCGGCAACCGGCGCACCATCGCCGGATCGGTGATCGCCACGGGGCTGCTCACCGCGGCCCTGCCCGCCGCCCCGGGCTACTGGGCGCTGCTGCTGACCGTCGCCGCCATCGGCGCCGCGTCCCAGGTCTACCGCCCGGCCGCCGCCGCGCTCCTGGCCGAACTCCTGCCCGCGCACCGCCTGGTGGTCGCCTCCGCCGCGTTCCGGCTCGCGCTGAACGTCGGCGCGGCGCTCGGCCCGCTCGCCGGTGCGGCGCTCCTGACCGGCTCGTACACGCTGATGTTCGAGGTCAACGCGGTCGTCTCGGTCCTCTTCGGACTCGTGGCGCTCGTCGTCCTGCCGGGCGGCGGGGGCGCACCGAAGGCGGCGCGCGGATCTACGGGGGCGCGTTATGCCGACGTCCTGCGCGACCGCGCCTTCACGCTCGTCGTCCTCGCGCTGTTCCTCATCGCGCTCGTCGAGTCGCAGTACCTGACCGCGCTCCCGCTCGACCTGCGCGAACGGGGCGTGCCGACCGCCGTGTACACCGCGCTCGTCGCACTCAACGGCCTCCTCGTCATCGTGGGCGAACTGCCCCTGACCCGCTACGTGCAGACCTGGCCCATGCGCGTCTCCATCGCGGGCGGCATCGCGCTCATCGGCTGCGGCATCGGCCTGTACGGCATCCACGCGGGCGCCGCGCTCCTGGTGGCCGCCACCGTCGTATGGACCCTCGGCGAGATGGTCGCCGCGCCCTCCACGCTCGCCTACCCGGCGCTCACGGCGCCCGACGGCGCGCGCGGCCGCTACATCGCGGCGCTCTCCGCGGGACAGAGCGTCGGCTACGCCGCCGGGCCCGCGCTCGGCGCGCTCCTCTTCCAGGCGGTGGGCGGCGCCGTCTGGCCGGTGTTCGCGGCCGTCGGGCTGCTCGCCGCGGCGGCCGCCCGCTCCGGGGTGCGCCAGCCGGACGCGCTGCGCGAGGCCGCGCCGCACGCCGGGAGCCGGTGA
- a CDS encoding ATP-grasp domain-containing protein, translating to MNTGGETVLVVGSGTQEYREYLLRSAALKADLWLLDETAPTWQSPHLAGSTQVVPSDVNALVAAARSVAERRAVRGVFCYDEALILPAAQVAEALGLPGPTVTAVRNCRDKHRTRALLRDAGLPQPKFALVADLAEAAAAAEWIGYPVVVKPRGLGASRGVALVRSAADLAGLFADARSAHYPGVPTYRAGILVEEYLEGPEISVDGAVHDGEYATMFLARKEVGLSPYFEETGHLVDAGDPLLNDPALRWILARTHRALRVDHAVTHTELRLTSRGFVVIEVNGRLGGDLIPYLGKLATGIDPGLVALDVALRTPPDLTPTHARAAGIRFLYPPEHCRVDRVTVPAPDEASGLLRATALAAPGDELRLPPLDYLQRYAYVLCAADTPEGCVGRLDEAEAQVALHARPLEHVTDARRAS from the coding sequence GTGAACACTGGCGGAGAAACGGTTCTGGTGGTCGGCAGTGGCACCCAGGAGTACCGCGAGTACCTGCTGCGCTCGGCCGCGTTGAAGGCCGACCTGTGGCTGCTCGACGAGACCGCCCCCACCTGGCAGTCGCCCCATCTCGCGGGCTCCACACAAGTGGTGCCCAGTGACGTCAACGCCCTGGTGGCGGCGGCTCGTTCGGTCGCCGAGCGCCGGGCGGTGCGGGGCGTCTTCTGCTACGACGAGGCGCTGATCCTGCCCGCCGCCCAGGTCGCCGAGGCCCTCGGTCTGCCGGGCCCGACCGTGACCGCGGTGCGCAACTGCCGCGACAAGCACCGCACCCGCGCGCTGCTGCGCGACGCGGGGCTGCCGCAGCCGAAGTTCGCCCTGGTCGCCGATCTCGCGGAGGCGGCGGCCGCGGCAGAGTGGATCGGCTACCCGGTGGTGGTCAAGCCCCGTGGTCTCGGCGCGAGCCGAGGTGTGGCCCTCGTCCGCTCGGCGGCCGATCTCGCGGGGCTCTTCGCCGACGCGCGCTCGGCCCACTACCCGGGCGTCCCGACGTACCGGGCGGGCATCCTCGTCGAGGAGTACCTCGAAGGTCCCGAGATCAGCGTCGACGGCGCCGTCCACGACGGCGAGTACGCGACGATGTTCCTCGCCCGCAAGGAGGTCGGCCTCTCCCCGTACTTCGAGGAGACCGGCCACCTGGTCGACGCGGGGGACCCGCTCCTGAACGACCCCGCCCTGCGCTGGATACTCGCCAGGACCCACCGCGCGCTCCGGGTCGACCACGCGGTCACCCACACCGAACTGCGCCTGACATCACGGGGGTTCGTGGTCATCGAGGTGAACGGCAGGCTAGGCGGCGACCTCATCCCCTACCTGGGAAAGCTCGCCACCGGCATCGACCCGGGCCTGGTCGCCCTCGACGTCGCCCTGCGCACCCCGCCCGACCTCACCCCCACCCACGCGCGCGCGGCGGGCATCCGCTTCCTCTACCCGCCCGAGCACTGCCGCGTCGACCGCGTCACGGTGCCCGCGCCCGACGAGGCGTCAGGACTCCTGAGGGCCACCGCACTCGCGGCCCCCGGCGACGAACTCCGACTGCCGCCGCTCGACTACCTCCAGCGGTACGCGTACGTCCTGTGTGCCGCCGACACCCCCGAGGGGTGCGTCGGACGCCTGGACGAAGCGGAGGCCCAAGTCGCTCTCCACGCAAGGCCGTTGGAACACGTCACCGACGCGCGGAGGGCGTCGTGA